Below is a window of 'Nostoc azollae' 0708 DNA.
CGCCATCCGATTAACTTCACTGCCCCAAGCTGGAGTAGTTGTGGTTGCGGGACGGGTTGGACGTACTGGTGGTTGGGGAACTTGGTGTAAGAAACCACCTTGAGTACTCACTTGTACACAGCTTGGTGTAAACAAAAAGATACTTTCACCAATGCGCTCTTGATGTCCATCTAGAGCATAAGTACCACCAGCTACAAAATCTACAGCACGTTGAGCCTGATCAGGGTCCATAATTGTCAAATTTAGAACTACCGATTTACGCTCACGTAATGCTTGAATTGCCTGGGGCATTTCTTCAAAAGTACGTGGTTCGAGAACTAAAACTTCAGAAATTCCGTTAATTGCGCCTGGCATACCAATCACATTACTCATAGGCTTTGATCCTGCTGCTACTTCATCTCCCATTGTAGAGGTACCTTCGCGCCAACGTCGATTGGGAGCAGGGGTTTCTTGTGGAGTGGGTTGAGGATTTTCTTGCTGATACAGATTTTGGTAACTATCACTATCTGGTTCTTCTTCGTAATATTCGTATTCTACTTGCTCATTCAATCCCACAAAGTC
It encodes the following:
- a CDS encoding cell division protein SepF; translation: MNNIFSKLRDFVGLNEQVEYEYYEEEPDSDSYQNLYQQENPQPTPQETPAPNRRWREGTSTMGDEVAAGSKPMSNVIGMPGAINGISEVLVLEPRTFEEMPQAIQALRERKSVVLNLTIMDPDQAQRAVDFVAGGTYALDGHQERIGESIFLFTPSCVQVSTQGGFLHQVPQPPVRPTRPATTTTPAWGSEVNRMAQ